One Plectropomus leopardus isolate mb chromosome 1, YSFRI_Pleo_2.0, whole genome shotgun sequence DNA segment encodes these proteins:
- the LOC121944900 gene encoding uncharacterized protein LOC121944900 isoform X1 → MDIDPHLKIHITIQKGSSMPPLQLCSDCCKPPKFHCPFCLPSLFKPSKHSRAVHHLNKHQEKAITAGEYKIYRCALECRRYTHYHCLYCASTLIRRIDFINHLPLCRQNLPRRLKKISLLQEAATQRNQTKRLIAPSSSPGVGDIPSFEIESDDDSNNEDVTIIMDSDDQGASARRSKFVTEPNSSKCDQTAQTNIEKPQDCDEFYFMGLVKLFKKLTPQKKVEVRMKIERLLFEAEFE, encoded by the exons ATTCATATAACTATCCAGAAGGGATCCTCCATGCCGCCTCTGCAATTATGCAGTGACTGCTGCAAACCTCCCAAATTTCATTGTCCATTTTGCTTACCATCTTTATTCAAACCTTCAAAACACTCGAGAGCTGTGCATCATTTGAACAAGCATCAAGAGAAAGCCATTACTGCTGGAG AGTACAAAATCTACAGATGCGCACTGGAGTGCAGAAGGTATACACATTACCACTGTTTGTACTGCGCCTCCACGCTGATAAGGAGAATAGACTTCATCAACCATCTGCCACTCTGCCGGCAAAATCTACCacgaagattaaaaaaaatatccctACTACAGGAAGCCGCGAcacaaagaaaccaaaccaaaagaTTGATTGCTCCATCTTCGAGCCCTGGAGTGGGTGACATCCCCTCATTTGAAATA GAGAGCGATGATGACAGCAACAATGAAGATGTAACCATCATCATGGATTCAGACGACCAAGGAGCGAGTGCCCGGAGAAGCAAGTTTGTGACGGAGCCGAACTCTTCTAAATGTGACCAAACTGCACAGACAAACATTGAAAAACCACAAGACTGCGATGAGTTCTACTTCATGGGCCTCGTGAAGCTGTTCAAAAAGCTGACCCCTCAGAAAAAGGTCGAGGTCAGGATGAAAATCGAGAGGCTCCTCTTCGAAGCCGAGTTTGAGTAG
- the LOC121944900 gene encoding uncharacterized protein LOC121944900 isoform X2, which produces MRTGVQKEAATQRNQTKRLIAPSSSPGVGDIPSFEIESDDDSNNEDVTIIMDSDDQGASARRSKFVTEPNSSKCDQTAQTNIEKPQDCDEFYFMGLVKLFKKLTPQKKVEVRMKIERLLFEAEFE; this is translated from the exons ATGCGCACTGGAGTGCAGAAG GAAGCCGCGAcacaaagaaaccaaaccaaaagaTTGATTGCTCCATCTTCGAGCCCTGGAGTGGGTGACATCCCCTCATTTGAAATA GAGAGCGATGATGACAGCAACAATGAAGATGTAACCATCATCATGGATTCAGACGACCAAGGAGCGAGTGCCCGGAGAAGCAAGTTTGTGACGGAGCCGAACTCTTCTAAATGTGACCAAACTGCACAGACAAACATTGAAAAACCACAAGACTGCGATGAGTTCTACTTCATGGGCCTCGTGAAGCTGTTCAAAAAGCTGACCCCTCAGAAAAAGGTCGAGGTCAGGATGAAAATCGAGAGGCTCCTCTTCGAAGCCGAGTTTGAGTAG